The genomic window GGAACCACCAATGTTCAAAGTGTCTGATACGCACTATGCGGCTACATGGTTATTACATGAACAAGCACCGGCTGTTGAGCCACCGGCAGCAATCAAGGTTCGTCGTCAGAAATTCAATGCATCACGGAAAGAGGGGTGAGGAGAATGACTGAAAAATTAGTAGAGATAAAGAACTTAAAGCAATACTTTAAAGTCGGAAAAGGGTATGTCAAAGCTGTAGATGGTGTATCTTTTGATATATATCGTGGGGAAACTCTTGGGCTTGTAGGTGAGTCAGGTTCAGGTAAATCTACAACAGGTCGTTCTGTTATTCGCTTGTATGATGCAACGGATGGTGAAGTGTTATTTGAAGGTAAAAACGTGCACGGTAAAATGTCACGTAAAAACCTTCTTGAATTTAACCGGAAAATGCAAATGATTTTCCAGGATCCGTACGCATCTTTGAATCCTCGATTAACTGTTGGGGACATTATTGCTGAAGGTATTGATATACATCGTCTAGCTTCTTCTAAAGAAGAGCGCATGAATAAAGTACATGAATTACTTGAAACTGTTGGTTTGAATAGAGAGCATGCGAACAGATACCCACACGAATTTAGTGGTGGACAACGTCAACGTATAGGTATTGCCCGTGCATTAGCGGTAGAGCCTGAATTCATCATTGCTGATGAACCTATATCTGCCCTAGACGTTTCAATCCAAGCACAAGTAGTTAACCTTATGAAAAAGCTCCAAGCTGAAAAAGGTTTAACATACTTATTTATTGCCCATGATTTATCAATGGTTAAATATATAAGTGATCGTATTGCTGTTATGTATCGCGGTAAAATTATGGAGTTAGCAGAAAGTGATGAGTTATATCGAAATCCAATGCACCCATACACAAAATCATTATTATCTGCTATCCCATTACCGGATCCAGATTATGAGCGTAACCGTACGAGACACACGTATGATCCATCTATGCATCAATATGGACCTGATGAAACACCTGAATTAAGAGAGGTTACTCCAGGTCACTTTGTATCATGCTCAGAACGTGAATACGAACAATTAAAAAAAGAAACGATCTCATAAGACCTATGAGGTCGTTTTTTTTTGCTGTTAAGCTTTGTTGTTGATGTTCGCTTTACAGCGCTCGCTTTCCGCTAGGTAGTCGTGACCCTTTGACAACAGGATGGTGGTATGTGTGCCATTGTCGACAATGCGCCAGCACATAGGAACTTGTGTTAGCTCTTGAATGAATTGGCATTTGCATACTCCTTTATATTCGAATAGGAGGAGAGTGCTTTATTAATACTAATAGCAACATCAAATTTCATCTTTGTGTTACTGTAAAAAAGGAAGTTTCATGACATATGATCAAGTATTTATAAAATTCCCTCTGCTAAATTACCTATCCTTGACATATAATTAATTAGGAAATATTTCATGTCAAAAAATGTCCAAACACCTCATAATTTGTATTATAATAGAAATATACTTATATTTTGCGGGGGTACTAGATATATGGGAAAAGCATTGCAGCGTTGGTGGGTACTAGTCATTTTTCTCATGATGCCACTTAGTCTTTTGTTTACACTACCATCTTTGGCAGCTGAGGAGAAAAAAGTTTACACGGTTGATTCGCATCCTCTTAAGCAAACACAATTAATTAAAATTGAGCTTCCTGAGAAATTGCCACGTTTTACATTTCAATCTGGTTTTACTTTTGAATATCCAGATGCTATTCGAGGAATTTATGTGACATCCCATTCAGCTGGTGGAAGTCGAATGGAAAATTTACTAGAGCTTGTTGATAGCACTGACTTAAATGCGATGGTAATTGACATTAAGGACGATTATGGTTACTTAACATATGTACCAGAAGAAGATTCTCCATATGCACCGATTGGGAAAAATTATATAAAAGATGTTACGGATATGCTAACAGTACTTGAAGAAAAGCAAATATATCCGATTGCTCGTGTCGTAGTATTTAAAGACACCATCTTAGCAGGTATGAGACCTGATTTATCGTTTAAAGAACAAAATGGGCAAGTATGGAAGAATGGCCGTGGCGATTCGTTCGTTAATCCATTTCTAAAAGAAGTATGGGATTATAACGTAGGCATCGCTATTGAAGCTGCAAAGCTTGGTTTTGCAGAAATCCAATTTGACTATGTTCGCTTCCCTGAAGGCTTTGAGCGTCGTGACGATATTCTTGAATACGGTATGGGCGATTATGAGACCATACAAATGGACAATGTTCAAAAACGTGTAGAAGCAGTAACTGACTTTGTTGCATATGCAAAAGAAAAGCTTGAACCATACAATGTAAAAGTATCGGTCGATATTTTTGGGTACACAGCAACATTACCAGAAGCACCAGGCATTGGGCAAAACTTCTCTAAAATTTCAGAACATGTTGATGTTATCTCATCCATGATCTATCCAAGTCACTGGACATCGTATTTTGGCATTGCTAAACCAGACTTAGAACCATATAACCTTGTCGCTGAGTATATAAAGGTTGAAAAGAAAAAGCTTGATGAGCTTGAATCACCCCCAATCTCTCGACCATGGATTCAAGACTTTACAGCATCATGGTTAGGTAAAGGCAACTACAAAGTGTATGGCAAAGCAGAAGTAGAAGCCCAAATCAAAGCTTTAAATGACGCAGGTGTAACAGAATATTTAATTTGGAATGCTGGTAACTCGTATACAACTGGTGTAGATTATACACCTTAAAAAAAAACGAATTTTAATAAAACTATACAGCCTTAATACAAAAATGTTTAAATATAATTTGAAAAACAACACATGGCCAATGTCATGTGTTGTTTTATTGCACGCGGTGCGTTATTTTGTCCGTTTATGCAGTTACACATATGCATAATCAAATGTGTGAGAATCGTGTTGGACAGTTGTACAATATTTTAGCGATAAAAAAAAGCTGAGAGATTATCTCTCAAGCCCATTTTATACACCTTTTAGTACATTATCAGCATCTCTGTCTTCATCGTACGTTAAAACATCATCAACATCTTGATATTCTTTTCCGTAGATCTCTTTGTCTTTGTATGTATGGATTTTTTCATACGTTTGCTTCATTGCTTCAAAGATAAGCTGCTCTGACTCATCTGTAGGAGACCAATATAAAATCTCCATTTGATTAATTTCGTTTGTGGCTAATGAGCGTCGTTCATATCCAATCGATTGGGCATGTTCGAATCCCTCACGTTTATAGAAGCGAAGACGTTTTTCAGTGTCTGTGTCTTCATAGTCTACAGGCTCAACCTCTAATATGATCGGTTTCCCATGCTGCTTTAATTTTTCAATAAGCTTATGGCCTAACCCTTGCCCACGTGTTTTTGATGAGACAAATAAATAATCAATAAAAATAAACAAATCGAATTCGGCATACATAAGTACGTGATCCGGTCCCTCATCCTTGTGGTAAACTTCACTTTTTTCTTTTAATAAAAGTTCCATATGTTTCTTTGACTTCATTTCTTGAATGGGAAAATATTGATTTAATTTTTCATACCAGTTCATAATAAGTTCTCCTTATCACTTTTTTTCACTTACTAGTATAACACATTATCGCCTTACAAAAAGTGGGAAATAACCGGTTGTGTTTCTTTATATAACATTTCCTTCTTTTCATAATGTTAATCATCCGCTACAATAAGGGTATGTAAGTGTTTACATACAGAGGGGGATGTACATGCTCGAATATTTCTTTGATTTTACAATATTTGCAGTTATCGTTATTGGAATTACGGCTACAATGGGAGTAATCGCATGTGGAATTGGTGAGAAGTTCTTTAGTGGGAAAACAGGGACGGAGAGCTTTGATCACTCAGCTGGTATTCAAAATAATTGGAAAATGGTCGGCGGAAAAAAATAATTATGAAAGGGTAATCAAATTACAGATGTAATTGATTACCCTTTTTATACGTCTGTACAATAAATCTAAATTAATGTCTAGCTCTTGCTACCAACGTTTAGGGGAAACATAACGGTTTTTCCTTAATTCATGATGACGCTGATCTGGCGCTTTGCGCGTTGTTTTTACATAAACACTCCACAGCTAGTTTGTTTGAGCTCGTTTTTTATCAATTTTTTTATCAAAGCTCTCATACAGAACGGGTATAAACAACAGCGTTATACACGTTGATGTGAGTAATCCAGAGATAATTACAATCGCCATTGGCTGTTGTACTTCTGTCCCTTCTCCGAGTCCGAGCGAAAGGGGTAGCAAGCCAAGAATGGTAGTAAAAGCAGTCATAAGTATCGGCCTTAACCTAGTAGGACATGCCTCAAGTATAGCTTCACGTGTTGAATGCCCCGCTACTTTTAACTGATTAATATAGTCGACTAAGACAATAGCGTTATTAACAACAATACCCGTTAAGATGAGAAGACCTATGAGTGAGCCAACACCGATAGGTTGATTTGTTATGAGTAAGCCTATGAGTATTCCTATCAATGTGAGAGGAACTGAGAACATGATAATAAAGGGATAGAAGAATGATTCAAACTGTCCAGCCATCACCATATATACGAGTACAACAGCTAAAAGAAGAGCTAATGTAAGCTTGAAAAATGCATCATTCATCTGTTCATCTTGTCCGCCAAATGTAATCTTGTATCTACTATCTGGCAACGTAATGTGCTGACGAAGGAGACTCTCAATCTCATCATTCACACTTCCAATGTCTCTCCCAAATACATCAGCCGTTAAGGATATTTCTCGCATACGATTTGTACGAATGATTCTTGTTGGTCCATTATCTCTAGTAAAAGATGCAATTGCCTTTAATGGAACAAAATCATTCATCTGTGTTTTAATTAACATATTCTCCAACTCATCCTGTGATTTAATTCCGTTCTCCTCGAACACTAAGCGTATTGGTAACTCTTCACCATTTTTAGTAAATTGACTTGCTACAATTCCTTGTGTGGCATCGGAAATGGTTTTCGCTAGCTGCATACTTCCAATACCTAATGAGTAAGCAACGTCCTTAAATACAGCGACAGATAAAAGTGGATTCCCGGTAGAAAAGTTACTATCTAATTCACGTACACCCTCAACTGTTACGATTAATGCTCGTACATCCTCAGCAAGCTTCTGCAATGTTTGAAGGTTAGGACCTGTTATTTTTAAAGAAACAGGATCAGCGGCAAAACCAGTGTCACTAGCGGAAACTTTAGCTTCTATGATAGAAGGAATGTCCTTTAGCAACTGTCGCATTGTATCTGCTATTTCTACATCACTTCGGTCTCGTTTACTTGGTGCTGTAAGCATAATCGTGTAGTTAAGTTTATTAGACTGTGAGCGTGCGCCAACTGTGAAGGGGTCATTCCCGCCTATTGTTGTATATAGTATATCTATATCATCTACAGTAGCTAATTTCTTAACAATTGTTTCTGAGGTAGAAAGACTTTGGTCAATTGAGTGACCAGGAGGCAAGGTTGCCTCAATAGAAATCATACTCTGGTCTTGTGCAGGTAAAAATTCCGTTCCTAAAAAGGGCACGATAACGAAGGATAAAATAAAAAGTAAAGTAATACTAAAAATTGTTACTCTACGATTGTTTAATGCTTTTTCAAGCACAGCTTTATATTTGTTTTTTAACAGTTCTTGATGTTTACTCTTTGCGTTTTGTGTATCTTTTAATTTTAAAAATAATGAAGCAAACAACGGTACAATTATTAACGCAGTAAACAAGGAAGCTAACAATGAAAATGCAATAACTTGGGCAAGAGGTTTAAATAGCTGTGCTGCCAAACCATTGACGAAGACAAATGGTAAAAATACAATGATTGTCGTTAATGTTGACGCTATAATCGCTGTTCCAATTTCTGAGGATCCCATGATGGCTGCTTTTTTCATAGGATAATTTAATTGACGATATCGATATATATTTTCTAAGATAACTATCGCATTATCGACCATCATGCCGACACCAAGAGCTAGTCCACCTAACGTTAGTACGTTCAAGGTTTGCTTGGAAAAAAATAAAAATACAAACGTTGTAACAATTGACAAAGGAATTGCTAAAAATATAATCACTGTACTGCGAAAATGCTTTAAAAAAACAAACAAAATTACTGCAGCAAGTCCACTTCCAGTTAAAATATTTGAAAGAACAGCACGTAAAGATTGATTAATAAATTTACTTTGTTCAAATACTGCGGTTACTTTATATTCACTAGGTAATGTTTTTTGAATTTTTTCTAATGTTTTTTGCACTTGTTTAGTGACCTCAACAGTGTTAGCGCCTGACTGCTTATACACTGTTATTCCAACAGCAGGTTTATTATTTAATAGAGAAATTTGATTAATTGGTGCATATCCTTCTTCAATTTGAGCCAAATCTTTTAGTTTTACAAGACCTTGATTAGTAGGGATTTGTATATCCATAACATCGTAGACCGAAGTAAACTGACCTGTGACTCGGATTGGTATCGTCTCATGTGAACTGCGCAGCTGTCCGCTAGGTATATTTAAATTTTCGGACGCAATAATTTGTTGAATAGTTTCTAGCGTCACACCATGATGAAGCAGCTTTGTTTGATTAAGGTTTACTTTGATTTCCTTCTCGCGGCCACCCTCCACATAGACAGCTGCTATGCCTTTTACTGACTGTAAACGTGTTTTGATTTCATCATTGGCAATTAACTTCGCAGTGTTCATGTCATTTGTATCGGTCGTAACAGCAAGCTGTATAATTGGAAAATCACTTGGATTAAACCTCATCACTCTAGGGAGCGCCATTGTGTTTGGTAAATATTCACGAGCCATATCGATTTTTTCGCGAATTTGTAACGTAGCTACATCCATGTTCGTGCCCCAAACAAAGGAGACAATTATTAAAGCAGTTCCAGTTTGTGATATGGACGAAATCGATTCAACGTTTGGAATCGTGCCAATCATATTTTCCAATGGATCCGATATAAGCGCCTCTATCTCTTCAGGACCAGCACCTTCGTAATTCGTTGTGATAACAGCAACAGGAAACGTCATGTCGGGAAACAAATCTACGGCAATATTTTTAACACTCACCATACCAATAATCAGCATAAAAATAATAACCATCGTCATCGCGACCGGGCGCATAACTGCTAATTTTGCTAAATGACTCATATGAAAACTCACTTTCTGATCTGATAAGCTATAATTTTATTGAATATCAATCGTAATTCCATCGCGCAGACGTTCTTTTCCGTTCACGATGATATGTTGTCCTTCTTGAAGGCCTGCTAATATTTGAACATGCTCGCCTTCTCGTATACCAACTGTTATCTTTTTTTTCTTTGCTATACCATTATGAGCAATATAAACGTAAGGCTGACCAGTATTATATAAAATGGCGTCGATTGGTATAACTAACGCATCTTGAACCTCACTTGTTATAATCGATACAAAACCTTTACTTCCACTCTTGATTTCTTCATTATCATTGCCAAGTGACATTTCAATTGGAAACATTTTTGATTGTGGATCGATTAATTGTGAAACCTTTTTGACTTTTGTTTCGTATGTACTAGTAAGACCGTTAAAAGTAACTGATGCCTCTTGCCCTGTAGAAAGCTCTGATACTTGATAATCATTTACGTATCCGATTACTGTCATGGGAGTAAGGCGTGCTAATGTTGCAATAGGTGTCGTTGGTGTAGCGATGCTGTCATTTTTAACTGATATATTTAAAATTTTTCCATCGCTTGGAGCAACAAGCTTTGTTTGACGAAGTGCTGTTTCAATTTCAGATAAAGCTGCTTTTGCTTCAACAACCTGTTGCTGAAGAAGCTGAATATGTTCAGTAGCCATAGTTAGCTGAGTATTCAATTGTTGAAGCTCCGATTGCTTTGACATGATTTGTACAAGCTTATTTATAGCTGCTATCGGTTTCCATGAATGCATAGTTAGGTTCTCAAACTGCTCTGCTGAGTATGTGAGCTCTGCATGAAGACTTTGTATACGTGAATTAAATGTTATATCAGAGTCAGTTTTGGCTTGCTCTAGCCTGTTATACAACTGTTGTACAGTGTTGTTCAATGAATCGTATCCTTGTTGTAGTTCATCATTAGCGAGTTCAATTAATAGCTGTCCTTTTGTTACAGTATCACCTGTTTTTACATGTACATGTTTAACAATCGTAGGTTGGGGAACAACAATAGGGATTTGCTGTGAAGGTGTTGCTACAACTGGAAGAGTAATGCTTTCTTTAACCGTTTTATGTATTGCTTTAATGGTAGTGACAGGGATGCTTGCACGCTGAGACTCGTTATTTATGGTAATTTCTCGAACAGAGCAACTGGTACCTAAAAGTAATACACAGATTAATACAATGTATTTTTGCATATACACCACCTCAATACGTAGCGTACACATTTTTTACCAAAATGATGTATGAAGGAATGTAAAAAATAGAAATAAATGCTGAGGGGTCAAGTTTTGCAAATATTGTCGTACAGTTTTTGTATAACTTATTATAGTTTTTTCGAAAAACATATATCTTTCTTAAAAGGATTATTGTATAATAATCAATATATATTACTTAATTAAATTAATTTCAATTTAATATTGTTTATGAATTACTTATATATAGAAAAAACAAGGGATGAATAGAAATTAATTCTCAAATAGGGGAGTGGATTGAAAATATGGTTACATTGTATACGTCACCTAGCTGCACATCATGTCGAAAAGCAAAGGCTTGGTTAGATGAACATGAAATTGAGTATGTGGAGCGTAATATTTTCCAAGAGCCTTTGTCTATAGATGAGATTAAGGAAATCTTGCGAATGACTGAAGATGGTACTGATGAAATTATCTCAACACGTTCAAAAATATTCCAAAAGCTCAATGTTAATCTAGAAACGATGCCACTAAATGACTTGTACACATTAATACAAGATCATCCAGGTCTTTTACGTCGACCAATTATTATAGATGCTAAACGTCTACAAGTTGGATATAACGAAGATGAAATTCGTCGCTTTTTACCAAGACGAGTACGTACATTCCAACTTCGTGAAGCTCAAAGACTTGTAAATGAATAAATTATTAACGAGCTCCTGTGCTGTTTGCAGGAGCTTTTTTTTGCAAATAGGAAAGCATAGATGCAACTACACCTCTGTCTTCGCCTTAAAGCTAACCAATCAGTGAGTTTTCTTTATGTCATTTAAGAAAAAGGCTAGTGGTTTTTTAATTATAGTAATAAGTATGTAGAACATATGAATATGCTGTTTAAAAAGACCCTTTCTATTCGACGGCGTATAGAAAAGCATGGTGCATGTGATGAATGTCTAACACCAGGCGCCAATGCTCAAGCGAAAAATATAAATTAATTTTTCATCTGATGGGTAAAACAAAAATCAAAGTCTCCTTAGGCACAAGCCAAATCGTCTCTGGAGGT from Bacillus sp. HMF5848 includes these protein-coding regions:
- a CDS encoding putative glycoside hydrolase gives rise to the protein MGKALQRWWVLVIFLMMPLSLLFTLPSLAAEEKKVYTVDSHPLKQTQLIKIELPEKLPRFTFQSGFTFEYPDAIRGIYVTSHSAGGSRMENLLELVDSTDLNAMVIDIKDDYGYLTYVPEEDSPYAPIGKNYIKDVTDMLTVLEEKQIYPIARVVVFKDTILAGMRPDLSFKEQNGQVWKNGRGDSFVNPFLKEVWDYNVGIAIEAAKLGFAEIQFDYVRFPEGFERRDDILEYGMGDYETIQMDNVQKRVEAVTDFVAYAKEKLEPYNVKVSVDIFGYTATLPEAPGIGQNFSKISEHVDVISSMIYPSHWTSYFGIAKPDLEPYNLVAEYIKVEKKKLDELESPPISRPWIQDFTASWLGKGNYKVYGKAEVEAQIKALNDAGVTEYLIWNAGNSYTTGVDYTP
- a CDS encoding efflux RND transporter periplasmic adaptor subunit, which gives rise to MQKYIVLICVLLLGTSCSVREITINNESQRASIPVTTIKAIHKTVKESITLPVVATPSQQIPIVVPQPTIVKHVHVKTGDTVTKGQLLIELANDELQQGYDSLNNTVQQLYNRLEQAKTDSDITFNSRIQSLHAELTYSAEQFENLTMHSWKPIAAINKLVQIMSKQSELQQLNTQLTMATEHIQLLQQQVVEAKAALSEIETALRQTKLVAPSDGKILNISVKNDSIATPTTPIATLARLTPMTVIGYVNDYQVSELSTGQEASVTFNGLTSTYETKVKKVSQLIDPQSKMFPIEMSLGNDNEEIKSGSKGFVSIITSEVQDALVIPIDAILYNTGQPYVYIAHNGIAKKKKITVGIREGEHVQILAGLQEGQHIIVNGKERLRDGITIDIQ
- a CDS encoding GNAT family N-acetyltransferase, translated to MNWYEKLNQYFPIQEMKSKKHMELLLKEKSEVYHKDEGPDHVLMYAEFDLFIFIDYLFVSSKTRGQGLGHKLIEKLKQHGKPIILEVEPVDYEDTDTEKRLRFYKREGFEHAQSIGYERRSLATNEINQMEILYWSPTDESEQLIFEAMKQTYEKIHTYKDKEIYGKEYQDVDDVLTYDEDRDADNVLKGV
- the spxA gene encoding transcriptional regulator SpxA codes for the protein MVTLYTSPSCTSCRKAKAWLDEHEIEYVERNIFQEPLSIDEIKEILRMTEDGTDEIISTRSKIFQKLNVNLETMPLNDLYTLIQDHPGLLRRPIIIDAKRLQVGYNEDEIRRFLPRRVRTFQLREAQRLVNE
- a CDS encoding efflux RND transporter permease subunit; this translates as MSHLAKLAVMRPVAMTMVIIFMLIIGMVSVKNIAVDLFPDMTFPVAVITTNYEGAGPEEIEALISDPLENMIGTIPNVESISSISQTGTALIIVSFVWGTNMDVATLQIREKIDMAREYLPNTMALPRVMRFNPSDFPIIQLAVTTDTNDMNTAKLIANDEIKTRLQSVKGIAAVYVEGGREKEIKVNLNQTKLLHHGVTLETIQQIIASENLNIPSGQLRSSHETIPIRVTGQFTSVYDVMDIQIPTNQGLVKLKDLAQIEEGYAPINQISLLNNKPAVGITVYKQSGANTVEVTKQVQKTLEKIQKTLPSEYKVTAVFEQSKFINQSLRAVLSNILTGSGLAAVILFVFLKHFRSTVIIFLAIPLSIVTTFVFLFFSKQTLNVLTLGGLALGVGMMVDNAIVILENIYRYRQLNYPMKKAAIMGSSEIGTAIIASTLTTIIVFLPFVFVNGLAAQLFKPLAQVIAFSLLASLFTALIIVPLFASLFLKLKDTQNAKSKHQELLKNKYKAVLEKALNNRRVTIFSITLLFILSFVIVPFLGTEFLPAQDQSMISIEATLPPGHSIDQSLSTSETIVKKLATVDDIDILYTTIGGNDPFTVGARSQSNKLNYTIMLTAPSKRDRSDVEIADTMRQLLKDIPSIIEAKVSASDTGFAADPVSLKITGPNLQTLQKLAEDVRALIVTVEGVRELDSNFSTGNPLLSVAVFKDVAYSLGIGSMQLAKTISDATQGIVASQFTKNGEELPIRLVFEENGIKSQDELENMLIKTQMNDFVPLKAIASFTRDNGPTRIIRTNRMREISLTADVFGRDIGSVNDEIESLLRQHITLPDSRYKITFGGQDEQMNDAFFKLTLALLLAVVLVYMVMAGQFESFFYPFIIMFSVPLTLIGILIGLLITNQPIGVGSLIGLLILTGIVVNNAIVLVDYINQLKVAGHSTREAILEACPTRLRPILMTAFTTILGLLPLSLGLGEGTEVQQPMAIVIISGLLTSTCITLLFIPVLYESFDKKIDKKRAQTN
- a CDS encoding ABC transporter ATP-binding protein, producing the protein MTEKLVEIKNLKQYFKVGKGYVKAVDGVSFDIYRGETLGLVGESGSGKSTTGRSVIRLYDATDGEVLFEGKNVHGKMSRKNLLEFNRKMQMIFQDPYASLNPRLTVGDIIAEGIDIHRLASSKEERMNKVHELLETVGLNREHANRYPHEFSGGQRQRIGIARALAVEPEFIIADEPISALDVSIQAQVVNLMKKLQAEKGLTYLFIAHDLSMVKYISDRIAVMYRGKIMELAESDELYRNPMHPYTKSLLSAIPLPDPDYERNRTRHTYDPSMHQYGPDETPELREVTPGHFVSCSEREYEQLKKETIS